Proteins found in one Toxotes jaculatrix isolate fToxJac2 chromosome 18, fToxJac2.pri, whole genome shotgun sequence genomic segment:
- the LOC121198576 gene encoding deoxyribonuclease-1-like gives MRLVCALGLFLTLLQLSASLRLGAFNIKTFGNKKASNTTLMDIISTIVRRYDIILIQEVRDKHLSATKKLMEHVNKGSPQFRYIVSEPLGPSTYKERYLFLYRNHTVSVVRNYTYNNSGKKFRREPFVVMFSSNYTAVKNFVLIPQHTTPDRVKTVQEIDALYDVVADIHTRWNTSDIVLLGDFNAGCSYVSNSDWKKIRLFTDDRFHWLIPNEADTTVGPKKCPYDRIVVTTDMLKGVVHNSAEVYNYMLNLGLDQKLALAVSDHFPVEVELIEWTHAA, from the exons ATGCGTTTGGTTTGTGCTCTGGGTCTCTTTCTGAccctgctgcagctgtctgcctctctgcggCTGGGAGCCTTCAACATCAAGACATTTGGAAACAAGAAAGCCTCCAACACCACTCTGATGGACATCATCAGCACG ATTGTCCGCCGATATGACATCATTCTGATCCAGGAAGTCAGAGACAAACATCTGTCAGCAACCAAAAAACTCATGGAGCATGTCAACAA AGGTTCTCCACAGTTCAGATACATCGTAAGCGAGCCTCTGGGTCCGAGCACCTATAAGGAGAGATATCTCTTCCTCTACAG gaACCACACAGTGTCTGTGGTTAGAAACTACACCTACAACAATAGTGGGAAAAAGTTCAGGAGAGAGCCTTTTGTTGTCATGTTCTCCTCCAACTACACCG CTGTAAAGAACTTCGTTCTGATCCCACAGCACACCACTCCAGACCGTGTGAAGACAGTGCAGGAAATCGATGCTCTCTATGATGTGGTGGCTGATATCCACACTCGTTGGAACACCAGT GACATCGTTCTGCTGGGTGACTTCAACGCAGGCTGCAGTTATGTGTCAAACTCTGACTGGAAGAAGATCCGCCTCTTCACAGATGATAGATTCCACTGGCTGATCCCCAATGAGGCTGACACCACAGTGGGACCCAAGAAGTGCCCTTatgacag GATTGTGGTCACCACTGACATGCTGAAGGGAGTAGTGCACAACAGTGCTGAAGTTTACAACTACATGTTGAACCTGGGTCTCGACCAGAAACTG gCATTGGCTGTCAGTGACCATTTCCCTgtggaggtggagctgattGAATGGACTCATGCTGCCTGA
- the eci1 gene encoding enoyl-CoA delta isomerase 1, mitochondrial, with product MALRAALRNKCGLSGLLSQWSSCSSHGRVCVSPVLVSQQRNNSTSPKIKVDVDQSSGVAVMHMQSPPVNSLSLDFLTEFCISVEKLEMDKSCRGLIITSSQPKVFSAGLDIMEMYGKSPERCGEFWRAVQEMWLKMYSSNMVTIAAINGSSPAGGCLMSLTCDYRIMADNPRYSIGLNETQLGIVAPFWFKDTMTNTVGHRTTEIALELGLLYSPAEALKIGLVDQLVPEDQVLTTATQTMTKWLAIPDHARQITKSMMRKPIIDKLTSNREADIQNFVSFITKDSIQKSLRMYLEMLKKRKG from the exons ATGGCTTTGAGAGCTGCATTAAGAAACAAGTGCGGTTTATCAG GTCTTCTCTCCCAGTGGTCGTCCTGCAGCAGTcatggcagagtgtgtgtgtctcctgtccTTGTCTCTCAGCAGAGGAACAACTCCACCTCACCTAAGATCAAAGTGGATGTTGACCAAAGCTCAG GTGTGGCCGTGATGCACATGCAGAGTCCTCCTGTCAACAGCCTCAGTTTAGATTTCCTCACAGAGTTCTGCATCAGCGTGGAGAAGCTGGAGATGGATAAGAGCTGCCGGGGCCTCATCATCACCTCG AGCCAGCCCAAAGTGTTCTCTGCTGGGCTGGACATCATGGAGATGTACGGGAAGAGTCCAGAGCGCTGTGGAGAGTTCTGGAGAGCTGTCCAagagatgtggctgaaaatgtaCAGCTCCAACATGGTCACCATCGCTGCAATCAAT GGTTCCAGTCCAGCAGGGGGCTGTCTGATGTCTCTGACGTGTGACTACAGGATAATGGCAGACAACCCTCGTTACAGCATTGGCCTTAACGAGACACAGCTGGGCATTGTAGCACCTTTTTG GTTCAAGGACACCATGACAAACACAGTGGGCCACCGAACCACAGAGATAGCCCTGGAGTTGGGACTGCTCTACAGCCCGGCAGAGGCCCTCAAGATAGGACTGGTGGACCAGCTGGTACCTGAAGACCAGGTCCTCACCACAGCCACACAGACCATGACCAAGTGGTTGGCTATCCCAG ACCACGCCAGGCAGATCACAAAGTCCATGATGAGGAAGCCAATCATCGACAAGCTAACGTCCAACAGAGAGGCCGACATCCAGAACTTTGTCAGTTTCATCACCAAAGACTCCATTCAGAAGTCGCTCCGCATGTATTTGGAGATGCTTAAAAAGAGAAAGGGCTAG
- the LOC121198329 gene encoding growth hormone secretagogue receptor type 1-like: MFGLIELVCVTVIYIPLMLFGLLGNILTILVVWLRPHMRSSTYLYLSSMAVSDLLILLLLPLDLYKLWRPRPWPLGDLVCKLTMFLSECCTFCTILHITFLSLERYLAVCWPITAKTLVTRHRTRLLIGCLWLGAAVSAAPVLVMVGVEEVGGEELGFSGWREDGGWTGREGEQVGFMIGEGGRGSGHMTSMDGGLEGIKLEEKEIKGWDEGEIRDEKQADEGGSKEEGKQQNKMKEDEGGGREDGVDGGHGGESDKRECRCTHYAVSSGLLSAMMILSNLYFLVPLCILGLVYSLIGRTLWLRPQSSRKDQSHRHTVKMLGVIVLAFVLCWLPFHVGRTIFSLSLGTVTDRQVSQYFNLVSSVLFYLSAAINPLLYNLMSARYRHALRFTSAMEVVFSAMLQSLCLSAGNTSEWIS, encoded by the exons ATGTTTGGACTGATTGAGTTAG tgtgtgtgactgtgatttaCATTCCACTGATGCTCTTTGGCCTTCTGGGAAATATACTAACAATTCTGGTGGTTTGGCTCCGTCCACACATGAGAAGCTCTACCTACCTCTACCTGAGCAGCATGGCTGTTAGTGATCTGTTGAtactcctgctgctgcctctggacCTATACAag CTCTGGAGGCCCAGACCCTGGCCCTTAGGAGACCTTGTCTGTAAGCTGACCATGTTCCTCTCAGAGTGCTGCACCTTCTGTACCATCCTCCACATCACCTTCCTCTCCTTGGAGAGGTACCTGGCGGTCTGCTGGCCAATCACAGCCAAGACCTTGGTGACACGGCACAGAACCAGGCTTCTTATTGGCTGCCTCTGGCTGGGTGCGGCCGTCAGTGCAGCACCAGTGTTGGTCATGGTTGGAGTGGAGGAAGTTGGGGGAGAGGAGCTAGGGTTCagtggatggagggaggatggagggtggacagggagggaaggagaacaGGTAGGATTTATGATAGGTGAAGGGGGAAGAGGAAGTGGACACATGACCTCGATGGATGGAGGATTAGAGGGAATAAAGTTGGAGGAAAAAGAGATAAAGGGATGGG ATGAAGGAGAAATCAGGGATGAAAAACAAGCAGATGAGGGTGGAAGCaaagaagagggaaaacagcaaaataaaatgaaagaagatgagggaggaggaagggaagatGGTGTTGATGGAGGTCACGGAGGAGAGAGTGACAAGAGAGAGTGCCGCTGCACCCACTATGCTGTCTCCTCCGGCCTGTTGTCAGCCATGATGATTCTGTCCAACTTGTACTTCCTGGTACCACTCTGCATCCTGGGACTGGTTTACAGTCTGATTGGACGGACACTGTGGCTTCGTCCACAAAGCAGCCGGAAAGACCAGAGTCACCGGCACACAGTCAAAATGCTGg GAGTGATTGTCTTGGCGTTTGTTCTGTGCTGGCTGCCCTTCCACGTTGGTCGGACcatattctctctttctctcggcACCGTTACTGACAGACAGG TGTCTCAGTATTTCAACCTGGTGTCCTCAGTCCTCTTCTACCTCAGTGCTGCTATCAATCCTTTACTGTACAACCTGATGTCTGCCAGATACAGACACGCT TTGAGGTTCACCTCGGCGATGGAGGTTGTGTTTTCAGCCATGTTacagtctctgtgtctgtcagcaggAAACACCTCAGAATGGATCTCCTGA